The following coding sequences lie in one Leucobacter allii genomic window:
- a CDS encoding methionyl-tRNA formyltransferase — MRIVFAGTPEVAVPSLHALVRAGHEVVGAVTREDAPLGRKRVTTPSPVATAAAELGIPTLKANRLDAAATEWVRGLAPDLGVVVAYGGLVREPLLSAPVLGWINLHFSELPRWRGAAPVQRALQAGEQRLGVTVFRLVAALDAGDVLSRDAREFPRGTSAGEALAALADSGTSALLAAVEALAADPAAGEPQDGEASYAHKLAREDGRIDLARSADEVLAHWAGVTPEPGAYVLHDGAPLKLHALAAAPDSTPDAEGPAGAPVEGVADPAGTVTLEHGAAILRLGGADGTARTALELVRVQPAGKPAMDGAAWLRGRGGKAVLA, encoded by the coding sequence ATGCGCATCGTCTTCGCCGGGACCCCGGAGGTCGCCGTCCCCAGTCTGCACGCCCTCGTCCGCGCGGGGCACGAGGTCGTCGGCGCGGTCACCCGCGAGGACGCACCGCTCGGGCGCAAGCGGGTGACCACGCCGTCGCCGGTCGCGACCGCCGCCGCCGAGCTCGGGATTCCGACGCTCAAGGCGAACCGGCTCGACGCTGCCGCCACGGAGTGGGTGCGGGGCCTCGCCCCCGATCTCGGGGTCGTCGTCGCGTACGGCGGGCTGGTCCGCGAGCCGCTGCTCTCGGCGCCGGTCCTCGGATGGATCAACCTGCACTTCTCGGAGCTGCCGCGGTGGCGGGGAGCGGCGCCGGTGCAGCGCGCGCTCCAGGCGGGCGAGCAGCGGCTCGGCGTGACGGTCTTCCGGCTCGTCGCCGCGCTCGACGCCGGGGACGTGCTCAGCCGCGACGCGCGAGAGTTCCCGCGCGGCACGTCCGCGGGGGAGGCGCTCGCCGCGCTCGCGGATTCGGGGACCTCCGCGCTCCTCGCCGCCGTCGAAGCGCTCGCCGCCGACCCCGCGGCGGGGGAGCCCCAGGACGGCGAGGCGAGCTATGCGCACAAGCTGGCGCGGGAGGACGGCAGGATCGATCTCGCCCGCTCCGCGGACGAAGTGCTCGCCCACTGGGCCGGGGTGACGCCCGAACCGGGTGCCTACGTGCTCCACGACGGGGCTCCGCTGAAGCTGCACGCGCTCGCCGCGGCACCCGACAGCACCCCCGACGCCGAGGGGCCCGCCGGGGCGCCGGTCGAGGGCGTGGCGGACCCGGCGGGGACGGTCACCCTCGAGCACGGCGCGGCGATCCTGCGGCTCGGCGGCGCCGACGGCACGGCGCGCACGGCGCTCGAGCTCGTGCGGGTGCAGCCCGCGGGCAAGCCGGCGATGGACGGCGCCGCATGGTTGCGGGGCCGCGGCGGGAAGGCGGTGCTCGCGTGA
- a CDS encoding RsmB/NOP family class I SAM-dependent RNA methyltransferase: protein MVAGPRREGGARVSGAGARGPRGGASRGGAPRGGAPRARISAARLVAYDVLRDVEERDAYANLALSARIGDAGLAARDAALATELAAGALRWRGRYDRIIELAAERPIDRIDPRTRNVLRLGVHQLLGMRTASHAAVNESVELQRRVANASAAGFVNGVLRAIGRETDAAWDARIDAEARTADDALAARSSHPGWVLRALRDALRAEGRADELEALLGADNDAPRVSLALLPGAGIEPEEVAAREESLAVVGPSPIGLELSGGDPARAIARSGAAHGFARVQDQGSQLAALALARAREAAAGERWLDLCAGPGGKTAVLGAEALAAGARLRANEVSAHRAELVRRSVTGVAEAVEVVSHDGREAAAFGGDDARFDRILVDAPCSGLGALRRRPEARWRKRPADLPELTALQGELLDAAVAHLAPGGLLAYVTCSPHLAETRVAVERLRRRRPALEELDARAVLQGIARGPLDLPEGPGAAQLWPHRHGTDAMFIALLTRAA, encoded by the coding sequence ATGGTTGCGGGGCCGCGGCGGGAAGGCGGTGCTCGCGTGAGCGGCGCGGGCGCACGAGGTCCTCGCGGCGGCGCCTCTCGCGGCGGCGCTCCCCGCGGCGGCGCGCCTCGCGCGCGCATCTCCGCGGCGCGCCTCGTCGCCTACGACGTGCTGCGCGACGTGGAGGAGCGCGACGCCTACGCCAACCTCGCCCTGTCCGCCCGCATCGGGGACGCCGGGCTCGCGGCGCGGGACGCCGCGCTCGCGACGGAGCTCGCCGCGGGCGCGCTGCGCTGGCGGGGACGCTACGATCGCATCATCGAGCTCGCCGCGGAGCGCCCGATCGACCGCATCGACCCCCGCACGAGGAACGTGCTCCGCCTCGGCGTCCATCAGCTGCTCGGCATGCGGACGGCGTCGCACGCCGCCGTCAACGAGAGCGTCGAACTCCAGCGCCGCGTCGCCAATGCCTCGGCGGCCGGCTTCGTCAACGGCGTGCTGCGCGCGATCGGACGGGAGACGGATGCGGCGTGGGACGCGCGCATCGACGCCGAGGCGCGCACCGCGGACGACGCGCTCGCGGCGCGGAGCTCCCACCCGGGCTGGGTGCTGCGCGCCCTGCGCGACGCGCTGCGGGCGGAGGGGCGCGCCGACGAGCTCGAAGCGCTGCTCGGCGCCGACAACGATGCGCCGCGGGTGAGCCTCGCGCTGCTCCCGGGCGCCGGCATCGAGCCCGAGGAGGTCGCCGCGCGCGAGGAGTCGCTCGCGGTCGTCGGCCCGTCGCCGATCGGGCTCGAGCTCTCGGGCGGGGACCCGGCGCGCGCGATCGCGCGCAGCGGCGCGGCCCACGGCTTCGCGCGCGTCCAGGACCAGGGCTCGCAGCTCGCAGCGCTCGCCCTCGCACGGGCGCGCGAGGCCGCAGCGGGGGAACGCTGGCTCGATCTCTGCGCCGGCCCGGGGGGCAAGACCGCCGTGCTCGGCGCCGAGGCGCTCGCCGCAGGGGCGCGGCTGCGCGCGAACGAGGTTTCCGCGCACCGCGCCGAGCTCGTGCGGCGATCGGTCACCGGCGTCGCCGAGGCGGTCGAGGTGGTGTCGCACGACGGGCGGGAGGCGGCGGCCTTCGGCGGCGACGACGCCCGTTTCGACCGCATCCTCGTCGACGCGCCGTGCTCGGGGCTCGGAGCGCTCCGGCGGCGCCCCGAAGCGCGCTGGCGGAAGCGTCCCGCGGACCTGCCGGAGCTCACCGCGCTGCAGGGGGAGCTCCTCGACGCGGCGGTCGCGCATCTCGCCCCGGGCGGATTGCTGGCCTACGTCACCTGCTCGCCGCACCTCGCGGAGACTCGGGTCGCGGTCGAGCGCCTGCGGCGGCGGCGCCCGGCGCTCGAGGAGCTCGACGCCCGGGCGGTGCTGCAGGGGATCGCCCGCGGACCGCTCGACCTGCCCGAGGGGCCGGGAGCCGCGCAGCTCTGGCCGCACCGGCACGGCACCGACGCGATGTTCATCGCCCTGCTCACCCGGGCGGCCTGA
- a CDS encoding MFS transporter translates to MSSAAVAPMTPPPGGMRTFLHVLVNTAVANLTTNFLWFAVVFWVYLETRSIMATGVLGGAYMILIALSSMWFGSLVDRYRKRRVMLVSAWASLLAFAVGIGVFFAVPGDVLLDLGGPWFWIFTLVVLAGCVVEVLRNLALSTTVTLLVPVERHANANGLVGTVQGIAFIATSVFSGLAVGLLGMGATLLIALGLVALPIVHLHLLRIPEPEIAHDPGRSAVDFRGGMAAMLAVPGLFALVIFTMLNNLSGGVFMALLDPYGLNMFPVEWWGIVFGIASTGFIVGGAVVAKRGLGENPIRTMLVLVGVLGALGAVFTVRELPWLFVSGIWLFMALMPAIEAAEQTVIQRVVPYEKQGRVFGLAMTFEAAAAPITSFLVAPIAEYWIVPYMDEESGRRDWGWLLGAGDSRGIALIFLWSGLAMILLAVGASLTRSYRLLSRSYSQTTSGTGAEKSTEGVRNSPP, encoded by the coding sequence ATGAGCAGCGCAGCCGTCGCACCGATGACGCCGCCTCCCGGAGGGATGCGGACCTTCCTGCACGTGCTCGTGAACACGGCGGTGGCGAACCTCACGACGAACTTCCTCTGGTTCGCGGTGGTGTTCTGGGTGTACCTCGAGACGCGCAGCATCATGGCGACCGGCGTGCTCGGCGGCGCCTACATGATCCTCATCGCGCTGAGCTCGATGTGGTTCGGCTCGCTCGTCGATCGCTATCGCAAGCGCCGGGTGATGCTCGTCTCGGCGTGGGCCTCGCTCCTCGCCTTCGCCGTCGGCATCGGCGTCTTCTTCGCCGTGCCGGGCGACGTGCTGCTCGACCTCGGCGGGCCGTGGTTCTGGATCTTCACCCTGGTCGTGCTCGCGGGCTGCGTCGTCGAGGTGCTGCGCAATCTCGCGCTGTCGACCACCGTCACCCTGCTCGTGCCGGTCGAGCGGCACGCGAACGCCAACGGCCTGGTCGGCACGGTGCAGGGGATCGCGTTCATCGCCACGAGCGTCTTCAGCGGGCTCGCCGTCGGCCTGCTCGGGATGGGGGCGACGCTGCTCATCGCGCTCGGGCTCGTGGCGCTCCCCATCGTGCATCTCCACCTCCTGCGGATCCCCGAGCCCGAGATCGCGCACGATCCCGGTCGCTCCGCCGTGGACTTCCGCGGCGGGATGGCGGCGATGCTCGCCGTGCCCGGGCTGTTCGCGCTCGTCATCTTCACGATGCTCAACAACCTCTCCGGCGGCGTCTTCATGGCGCTGCTCGACCCCTACGGGCTCAACATGTTCCCGGTCGAGTGGTGGGGCATCGTCTTCGGGATCGCCTCCACGGGCTTCATCGTCGGCGGCGCGGTCGTCGCGAAGCGCGGTCTCGGCGAGAACCCGATCCGCACGATGCTCGTGCTCGTCGGCGTGCTCGGAGCGCTCGGGGCCGTGTTCACCGTGCGCGAGCTGCCCTGGCTCTTCGTCTCGGGGATCTGGCTGTTCATGGCGCTCATGCCGGCGATCGAGGCGGCCGAGCAGACCGTCATCCAGCGCGTCGTCCCCTACGAGAAGCAGGGGCGCGTCTTCGGCCTCGCGATGACCTTCGAGGCCGCGGCGGCACCGATCACGTCCTTCCTCGTCGCGCCCATCGCCGAGTACTGGATCGTCCCCTACATGGACGAGGAGTCCGGGCGGCGGGACTGGGGGTGGCTGCTCGGGGCCGGGGACAGCCGCGGCATCGCCCTCATCTTCCTGTGGTCCGGGCTCGCGATGATCCTGCTCGCCGTCGGCGCCTCGCTCACGCGCTCCTACCGGCTCCTCTCGCGGAGCTACTCCCAGACCACCTCGGGCACCGGAGCCGAGAAATCGACGGAGGGCGTGAGGAACTCGCCGCCGTAG
- the rpe gene encoding ribulose-phosphate 3-epimerase, which produces MTAQRINPSILSADFVNLQAELEAIRSADLVHVDVMDNHFVPNLTMGPPIVERIQAVSPIPLDVHLMIADADRWAPGYAELGASSVTFHAEAAADPVALARRLREIGARAGIALKPGTDPEPYLELLPEFDQVLVMTVEPGFGGQSFMPDMMPKLRRFAEAKRRLGLEVWLQVDGGVSVDTIGIAAEAGADTFVAGSAVYGGVPEERIAELRAAAAAHAH; this is translated from the coding sequence GTGACCGCGCAGCGCATCAACCCGAGCATCCTGTCCGCCGATTTCGTGAACCTGCAGGCCGAGCTGGAGGCGATCCGCTCCGCAGACCTCGTGCACGTCGACGTCATGGACAACCACTTCGTACCGAACCTCACGATGGGACCGCCGATCGTGGAGCGGATCCAGGCCGTGTCGCCAATCCCGCTCGACGTGCATCTCATGATCGCCGACGCCGATCGCTGGGCCCCCGGATACGCCGAGCTCGGCGCGAGCTCCGTCACCTTCCATGCGGAGGCCGCGGCGGATCCGGTCGCGCTCGCCCGCCGGCTCCGGGAGATCGGCGCCCGCGCCGGCATCGCGCTGAAGCCCGGCACCGACCCGGAGCCCTACCTCGAGCTGCTGCCCGAATTCGATCAGGTGCTCGTCATGACCGTCGAACCCGGGTTCGGCGGGCAGTCGTTCATGCCCGACATGATGCCGAAGCTGCGCCGCTTCGCGGAGGCGAAGCGGCGGCTCGGGCTCGAGGTCTGGCTGCAGGTGGACGGCGGGGTCTCCGTCGACACCATCGGGATCGCGGCCGAGGCCGGCGCCGACACCTTCGTGGCGGGCTCGGCGGTCTACGGCGGCGTGCCCGAGGAGCGGATCGCCGAGCTCCGCGCCGCGGCGGCGGCGCACGCGCACTGA
- a CDS encoding phosphoribosyl-ATP diphosphatase produces MKSFDALFAELRLKAETRPEGSDTVARLDAGVHAIGKKIVEEAAEVWMAAEYESDEACAEEISQLLYHLQVMMLAKGLSPEDVYRHL; encoded by the coding sequence GTGAAATCGTTCGATGCGCTCTTTGCCGAACTCCGTCTGAAGGCCGAGACCCGGCCGGAGGGGAGCGACACGGTCGCGCGTCTCGACGCGGGCGTGCACGCGATCGGCAAGAAGATCGTCGAGGAGGCGGCCGAGGTCTGGATGGCCGCCGAGTACGAGTCCGACGAGGCCTGCGCCGAGGAGATCAGCCAGCTGCTGTACCACCTGCAGGTCATGATGCTCGCCAAGGGGCTGAGCCCCGAGGACGTCTACAGGCATCTCTAG
- the hisG gene encoding ATP phosphoribosyltransferase: MLRIAVPNKGSLSEVAAQMLAEAGYSGRKDSRKLVHADTRNDVEFFYLRPRDIATYVGSGALDVGITGRDLLLDSGSEAREIAELDFADSTFRFAAPVGSGIADLAQLAGKRVATSYPKLVDDFLRARGVVSTLVRLDGAVESAVQLGVADAVADVVSTGATLKAAGLEIFGPVILESTAVLIGGPSEDPGIERLLRRLRGVLVARKYVIMDYDLPAEQLEAASAVAGGIESPTVSPLKDGAWVAVRVMVRADEANEVMDRLYDLGARAILVTAIHAARL; this comes from the coding sequence ATGCTTCGCATCGCGGTGCCCAACAAGGGCTCACTCTCGGAGGTCGCGGCGCAGATGCTCGCCGAGGCCGGCTACTCCGGTCGCAAGGACAGCCGCAAGCTCGTCCACGCGGACACGCGCAACGACGTCGAGTTCTTCTACCTGCGCCCGCGCGACATCGCCACCTACGTCGGCTCCGGCGCCCTCGATGTCGGTATCACCGGGCGCGATCTGCTCCTGGACTCCGGCTCCGAGGCGCGGGAGATCGCCGAGCTCGACTTCGCGGATTCGACGTTCCGCTTCGCGGCGCCGGTCGGCAGCGGAATCGCCGACCTCGCGCAGCTCGCCGGCAAGCGCGTCGCCACGAGCTATCCGAAGCTCGTCGACGACTTCCTGCGCGCCCGGGGCGTCGTCTCGACGCTCGTGCGGCTCGACGGCGCCGTGGAGTCCGCCGTGCAGCTCGGCGTCGCCGACGCCGTGGCCGACGTCGTCTCGACCGGGGCGACGCTGAAGGCCGCCGGGCTCGAGATCTTCGGCCCCGTGATCCTCGAGTCCACGGCGGTCCTCATCGGCGGGCCGAGCGAGGACCCCGGCATCGAGCGCCTGCTGCGCCGCCTGCGCGGCGTGCTCGTGGCCCGCAAGTACGTGATCATGGACTACGATCTGCCGGCCGAGCAGCTCGAGGCCGCGTCCGCTGTGGCCGGCGGCATCGAGTCGCCCACGGTCTCGCCCCTGAAGGACGGGGCCTGGGTGGCCGTGCGGGTGATGGTCCGCGCCGACGAGGCCAACGAGGTCATGGACCGGCTCTACGACCTCGGCGCCCGTGCGATCCTCGTCACGGCCATCCACGCGGCCAGGCTCTGA
- the hisF gene encoding imidazole glycerol phosphate synthase subunit HisF, with the protein MPIATRVIPCLDVAAGRVVKGVNFLNLRDAGDPVELAARYAEQGADELTFLDVTATVDDRSTTYDVVQRTAEQVFIPLTVGGGVRSAEDVARLLGVGADKVGINSGAIARPAVIGEIADRFGAQVLVLSLDVTRSARMPSGFVVTTHGGKRETDIDAIAWCREAVERGAGELLVNSMDADGTLAGFDLELTALVRSVSAVPVIASGGAGRLEHFAPAVEAGADAVLAASVFHDGTFTVGEVKRALAEAGHEVRLTDGAGR; encoded by the coding sequence ATGCCGATCGCGACCCGCGTGATCCCCTGCCTCGACGTCGCCGCGGGGCGTGTGGTCAAGGGCGTCAACTTCCTGAACCTCCGCGACGCGGGGGATCCCGTCGAGCTCGCCGCGCGATACGCGGAGCAGGGCGCCGACGAGCTCACCTTCCTCGACGTCACCGCGACGGTTGACGACCGCTCCACCACCTACGACGTCGTGCAGCGCACCGCCGAGCAGGTGTTCATCCCGCTCACCGTCGGCGGCGGGGTGCGCAGCGCCGAGGACGTGGCGCGGCTGCTCGGGGTCGGCGCCGACAAGGTGGGCATCAACAGCGGCGCGATCGCCCGGCCCGCCGTGATCGGCGAGATCGCCGATCGCTTCGGCGCGCAGGTGCTCGTCCTGTCCCTCGATGTCACGCGCAGCGCGCGCATGCCCTCCGGCTTCGTCGTGACGACCCACGGCGGCAAGCGGGAGACCGACATCGATGCGATCGCCTGGTGCCGGGAGGCGGTCGAGCGCGGCGCCGGCGAGCTCCTCGTGAACTCGATGGACGCCGACGGCACGCTCGCCGGCTTCGATCTGGAGCTCACGGCGCTCGTGCGGAGCGTCTCGGCGGTGCCGGTGATCGCCTCGGGCGGCGCGGGGCGGCTCGAGCACTTCGCCCCGGCCGTCGAGGCGGGGGCCGACGCCGTGCTCGCGGCCTCCGTCTTCCACGACGGCACCTTCACGGTCGGCGAGGTGAAGCGCGCGCTCGCGGAGGCCGGGCACGAGGTGCGGCTGACGGACGGGGCCGGGCGATGA
- the hisI gene encoding phosphoribosyl-AMP cyclohydrolase — MTAPDPVPAELVFGETGLLPAIIQDDVSGEVLMLAWMDREAVRRTLTTGRVTFWSRSRREYWRKGDTSGHRQYVRGVAMDCDGDTLLVRVIQIGAACHTGTRSCFTDREIPALVGDPDAEAGSGGAAAPGADA; from the coding sequence ATGACCGCGCCCGATCCGGTGCCCGCGGAGCTCGTCTTCGGGGAGACCGGACTGCTTCCCGCGATCATCCAGGACGATGTCTCAGGCGAGGTGCTCATGCTCGCCTGGATGGACCGGGAGGCCGTGCGCCGCACGCTCACCACGGGCCGCGTGACCTTCTGGTCCCGGTCCCGTCGGGAGTACTGGAGGAAGGGCGACACCTCCGGGCACCGGCAGTACGTGCGCGGCGTCGCGATGGACTGCGACGGCGACACCCTCCTCGTGCGGGTGATCCAGATCGGCGCGGCGTGCCACACCGGCACGCGCAGCTGCTTCACCGACCGCGAGATCCCGGCGCTCGTGGGGGATCCGGACGCCGAGGCCGGATCGGGAGGCGCCGCCGCGCCGGGAGCCGATGCCTGA
- a CDS encoding anthranilate synthase component I — protein sequence MTLTTTRAEFEAARRSHAVIPVCREIFADADTPVGIYRKVAGSRPGTFLLESAEQGGVWTRFSFVGAGSFGVLGERDGRAHWEPAGPAVPEDRILPGGVARLAPVAALRAVYERWRSPQVPGLPPLASGFVGYLGWETVRQFERLEHGPTEGPGLPTQGLSFVSELVVIDHREGSVVLLANVLGDPANDSPDDVASGDALWADAQARLDALQEALAAPSPSPLGVLDRAAEPDPARLTETPAYVAAVEAAKRYIVDGDIFQVVPSQRFDQECAADPLDVYRVLRHLNPSPYLYLLQLVDAAGEPFAVVGSSPEALVTVHETGQVMTHPIAGSRPRGATVDEDQQHERELLADEKERAEHLMLVDLARNDLLRVCEPASVEVTEFMRIERFSHIMHIVSSVEGRTRAGVNPVDVFRATFPAGTLSGAPKPRALEIIDELEPVQRGVYGGVVGYFGLGGAADLAIAIRTATISGGIAMVQAGAGVVADSVPETEDAECRSKAAAPLRAIAIANTLAELAVGETGGRHAR from the coding sequence GTGACCCTGACGACCACGCGCGCCGAGTTCGAGGCCGCGCGACGCTCCCACGCCGTGATCCCGGTCTGCCGCGAGATCTTCGCCGATGCCGACACCCCGGTCGGCATCTACCGCAAGGTGGCCGGCTCCCGCCCGGGCACCTTCCTCCTCGAATCCGCCGAGCAGGGCGGGGTGTGGACGCGTTTCAGCTTCGTGGGCGCCGGCAGCTTCGGCGTGCTCGGCGAGCGCGACGGCCGCGCGCACTGGGAGCCGGCGGGCCCCGCCGTGCCCGAGGACCGGATCCTCCCCGGCGGCGTCGCCCGGCTCGCCCCCGTCGCCGCCCTGCGCGCGGTCTACGAGCGCTGGCGCTCGCCTCAGGTGCCGGGGTTGCCGCCGCTCGCGAGCGGCTTCGTCGGCTACCTCGGCTGGGAGACCGTGCGGCAGTTCGAGCGCCTCGAGCACGGGCCGACGGAGGGGCCGGGACTGCCCACCCAGGGGCTCAGCTTCGTGTCGGAGCTCGTCGTCATCGACCACCGGGAGGGCAGCGTCGTGCTCCTCGCGAACGTGCTGGGCGACCCGGCGAACGACTCCCCGGACGACGTGGCGTCGGGCGACGCGCTCTGGGCCGATGCCCAGGCGCGCCTCGACGCGCTCCAGGAGGCGCTCGCCGCGCCGTCGCCGTCGCCGCTCGGCGTGCTCGATCGCGCCGCGGAGCCCGATCCGGCGCGGCTCACCGAGACGCCGGCCTACGTGGCGGCCGTCGAGGCCGCGAAGCGCTACATCGTCGACGGCGACATCTTCCAGGTGGTGCCCTCCCAGCGCTTCGATCAGGAGTGCGCCGCCGACCCGCTCGACGTCTACCGGGTGCTGCGCCACCTGAACCCCAGCCCCTACCTGTACCTGCTGCAGCTCGTCGACGCCGCGGGGGAGCCCTTCGCCGTCGTCGGCTCGAGCCCGGAGGCGCTCGTCACGGTGCACGAGACCGGCCAGGTGATGACGCACCCGATCGCGGGCTCGCGCCCCCGCGGCGCCACGGTCGACGAGGATCAGCAGCACGAGCGCGAGCTCCTCGCCGACGAGAAGGAGCGCGCCGAGCACCTCATGCTCGTCGACCTCGCGCGGAACGACCTGCTGCGGGTGTGCGAGCCCGCGTCGGTCGAGGTCACGGAGTTCATGCGCATCGAGCGCTTCAGCCACATCATGCACATCGTGTCCTCCGTCGAGGGCCGCACCCGTGCCGGGGTGAACCCCGTCGACGTGTTCCGGGCGACCTTCCCCGCGGGCACCCTGTCCGGCGCGCCGAAGCCGCGCGCGCTCGAGATCATCGACGAGCTGGAGCCCGTGCAGCGCGGCGTCTACGGCGGCGTGGTCGGCTACTTCGGGCTCGGCGGCGCCGCGGATCTCGCGATCGCGATCCGCACCGCCACCATCTCGGGCGGCATCGCGATGGTGCAGGCGGGGGCAGGCGTCGTGGCCGACTCGGTCCCGGAGACGGAGGACGCCGAGTGCCGCAGCAAGGCCGCGGCGCCGCTGCGCGCGATCGCCATCGCGAACACCCTCGCGGAGCTCGCGGTCGGGGAGACAGGCGGACGTCATGCGCGCTAA
- a CDS encoding Trp biosynthesis-associated membrane protein has protein sequence MRAKLSTLAAVALSGGLGLVAGSQRWVSFMLETEHRVETVAGNDVNSALAPVSIAVVAAALALTIAGPVFRRVLGVLVALLGAGLIALTLGVVVDPLSAIRGRITALTGIAGSDTSGMVVWHELSPWVWASVVAGAVAVLGGIAVVVAGGRWAAAGRKYDAKPRAEASGAPDRISDWDALSGGDDPSEAGGDADPGRDIR, from the coding sequence ATGCGCGCTAAGCTCTCCACGCTCGCCGCGGTCGCGCTCTCCGGCGGGCTCGGACTCGTCGCCGGATCCCAGCGCTGGGTGTCCTTCATGCTCGAGACCGAGCACCGCGTCGAGACGGTCGCGGGGAACGACGTCAATTCGGCGCTCGCCCCCGTCTCCATCGCGGTCGTCGCCGCCGCTCTCGCGCTCACGATCGCGGGACCCGTGTTCCGCCGCGTGCTCGGCGTCCTCGTGGCGCTGCTCGGCGCCGGCCTCATCGCCCTGACGCTGGGCGTCGTCGTCGATCCGCTCTCCGCGATCCGCGGTCGGATCACGGCGCTCACCGGCATCGCCGGATCCGATACGTCGGGGATGGTCGTCTGGCACGAGCTCTCGCCGTGGGTGTGGGCGAGCGTCGTCGCGGGCGCCGTCGCCGTCCTCGGCGGCATCGCGGTCGTGGTCGCCGGCGGCCGCTGGGCGGCGGCCGGCCGCAAGTACGATGCGAAGCCCCGGGCGGAGGCCTCCGGCGCGCCCGACCGCATCTCCGACTGGGATGCGCTCAGCGGCGGCGACGACCCGAGCGAGGCCGGCGGCGACGCCGACCCCGGCCGCGATATCCGCTAG
- a CDS encoding DUF6704 family protein: MSTQHGDPGHGDSPAAWTAVVVMLLGIAAGTVFFFLHNAAMVWVCVGVVIVGALLGWILSKAGFGVNGPKYSPQTHD, translated from the coding sequence ATGAGTACCCAGCACGGAGACCCCGGTCACGGTGATTCGCCCGCCGCATGGACGGCGGTCGTGGTGATGCTGCTCGGCATCGCAGCCGGCACCGTCTTCTTCTTCCTGCACAACGCCGCCATGGTGTGGGTGTGCGTGGGCGTGGTGATCGTGGGAGCGCTGCTCGGCTGGATCCTCTCGAAGGCCGGCTTCGGCGTCAACGGCCCAAAGTACAGCCCCCAGACCCACGACTGA
- the trpC gene encoding indole-3-glycerol phosphate synthase TrpC — translation MLEQLLAGSLEDARTRRQLRPYAVVEAEALARPAALDALEALAPAEHMKVIAEVKRASPSRGDLAEIPEPHALAAQYEAGGASAVSVLTEERKFKGSLADLEAVRKAVSIPVLRKDFIGDEYQVLEARAAGADLVLLIVAALPQARLVALHELIRGLGMTPLVEAHSAEEVARAVDLGAQLIGVNARDLRSFELDRELFGRVADQIPAGVIRVAESAVLDVADVERYREAGADAVLVGEALVTNDPIATLSAYTSV, via the coding sequence GTGCTCGAGCAACTGCTGGCGGGCTCCCTCGAAGACGCGCGGACCCGCAGACAGCTCCGACCGTACGCCGTGGTCGAGGCCGAGGCGCTCGCGCGCCCGGCCGCCCTCGACGCGCTCGAGGCGCTCGCGCCCGCCGAGCACATGAAGGTGATCGCCGAGGTCAAGCGCGCGAGCCCCTCGCGCGGCGACCTCGCCGAGATCCCCGAACCGCACGCGCTCGCGGCCCAGTACGAGGCGGGCGGCGCGAGCGCGGTCAGCGTGCTGACCGAGGAGCGCAAGTTCAAGGGCTCCCTGGCCGACCTCGAGGCGGTGCGCAAGGCCGTCAGCATCCCGGTGCTGCGCAAGGACTTCATCGGCGACGAATACCAGGTGCTCGAGGCGCGCGCCGCGGGCGCCGACCTGGTGCTGCTCATCGTCGCCGCGCTCCCGCAGGCGCGGCTCGTCGCGCTGCACGAGCTCATCCGCGGGCTCGGCATGACCCCGCTCGTCGAAGCGCACTCCGCCGAGGAGGTGGCCCGCGCGGTCGACCTCGGCGCGCAGCTCATCGGCGTGAACGCCCGCGACCTGCGCAGCTTCGAGCTCGACCGCGAGCTGTTCGGCCGGGTCGCCGATCAGATCCCCGCCGGCGTCATCCGCGTGGCGGAGTCGGCGGTCCTCGACGTCGCCGACGTCGAGCGCTACCGCGAGGCCGGCGCCGACGCGGTGCTCGTGGGCGAGGCCCTCGTCACCAACGACCCCATCGCCACGCTGAGCGCCTACACCAGCGTCTGA